The Nothobranchius furzeri strain GRZ-AD chromosome 8, NfurGRZ-RIMD1, whole genome shotgun sequence sequence GAATTCCAAGTGGAAATGACAAGCTGGGATAAACAGTGACGCCTGGTGGAGAAATGGTTGCAGTGCACCTGCCTGGACTGGTTCAGTCATCCATCTCAAATGGTTAAGCTGAGTGATTTGTTCTCATATTTGAATCTTAGTGTTGTTTTCTTTCCCAGAGTAACTTGTTGGTGTTCATGGCAGAGCTGTTCTGGTGGTTTGAGGTGGTTAAGCCGTCTTTTGTTAAACCAAGAATGATGGACAATGAAGGCACAGGCAAGTATTTAATTCTCACCTGGGTATGTTGATATAGTattcaaaataaaacctaaacAAATAATATTGTGTTTGATTATCTGTGCCTCATGTGTCTTTTCAGAGCCTTCATCCTTGTTGAAGAATATGCCAGCCGTCCATATCTCCAAGGCAACCAAGAGAAGTTTCATGGAAAGACCTCCAAGTCCCGAAAGGCCcaagtttgttgttgtttttctagcAGCTTGTAAAAAATACAGTAGCTTGTGAGCAAATTTGAATGCATTcacctttttctgtcttatttttaTAGTTTACCTCTTCGGCCACAGCCTCGAATTTCAGGTAACTTTGTTTTGTTCTTAATAATTCACATTTTACATGAAAATACAAATATAGGATGAGCCGTGTAACAATATCTATATTTATATGTTGTTTTACTTATTTGTGTCTTTCAGGAGAGATCAAAAGGTCAACCTCGATGTCCTTTGTGGATGGTAACCTTGGCACATGGCCCAAGGAGAAAAGGTTGGCAACTCTTACATTAAGTATGAGAGAGATTTGATATTTAGGGATTTACGTGAACTAAATGTAACATTGCCAGACTGCTTTCTTTTCTACAAAAATAAGTCCAGATTTAATTATAGTTTTGTTTTTCTGTAAGGTCTGGACCTTATGGGGTGTCGTTTGACATCCCCTTTGACAAAGACAACTCTGATCCCGCCCCGCTCTCCTCCACTCGTGGCATGGTCAGATCCATCAGCACCGATGATGGTTCTGGTTTCAAAGTCCACCACATGCCCCGTGGAATGAAACGCAACTTGTCTTTCCAGCCGGTGAATGGTCAGAGTATTGGGATCGAGGAAGAAGGCTGTCCAGACAGCCTTGCGGGCATGGAGCCCAGCAGGCGACAGTTCACCAACAGACATGGAAGTAACACAGGAACGGCTCCTTCCTTGGAGGAAGCTCTCCACATCGTCAACAGGCCACCTGTAGAGGGCATCAACAATGGGTTTTTTTTGCACGGTCAGGCCCATGGAGCTGGTGTTGGCTGCTTGGACCCGGTGTCAGAGCTGGACTCTAAAGAAACTTTGAGCACCACGGACACAGCAGAGGTTGACACTGGCATCCACATTCGAACAGAAGACATGCTGGATGAAGACTCCTCTCTGAAGGACTGCTCTGTGAACATGGACCTCGATATGGACACACCAAGTCCCGGTACGAGCAGTCAGATCAAATCCCCCTCCGCAGCCAAAATGACCAGCTTTGCTGAACAGAAAATGAGGAAGCTCAGTCCATCAGCGGCAGATTCAGGCAGAGGCAGCAGCAACTCCATGAAGACAACTCCAGAAGGTTCTGAGTTTGGCCTTCCGCTATCTGTGTCCTGGGCACCCACCCCTGAGCACAGCCCCACTCATCAACAAACCATGCCCACTGTAACCTTTCAGGCTTCAGCCAAACCTATCCAGCTCCCACCCAACGACCCAGCCCAAGTTATGGCCACAGAGATGGTCCAGCTGAGGATGAGGCTCGAAGAGAAACGGAAAGCCATTGAAGCACAGAAGAAGAAAGTTGAGGCCGCTTTTACGAGGCATCGGCAAAAGATGGGCCACTCAGCCTTTCTAAATATGGTGAAGAGGAAAGGTGACGGGGCTTCTAGTGGGGAGGAGGGTGTAAAAGTGGATGGAGAAGGAAAGTCAGGAACCACAAGTCCAGTGTTTAAATTTGGAAGGAGCAAGACAGACACACCTGATGGGGCGGAGCAAAGAAGCACACCCTCTTGTTGGCAGAAGACACCAGGTGCAGGTGAGGAAGGCGGAAAAAGCCACGCTCAGCTGACTGAACTGGATCTTGCAGAATATACGCGTTCTATTGACAAGCTCAACCATTCCTTAGCTTTCCTCCAGGCTGAGATGCAGCGTCTATCTCAGCAGCAGGAGGTGATCATGGCCATGAGGGAGCACCAACACCAGCAGGCTTGGGTCATACCTCCTCCCCACACAAACCCTTCCCCACAAAAGCACACTCGAGCTGTCATCCGATCTTCAGGACCCTCCTCTCCTGCCGACTCGCCTCATTCCACCCGTCGCTCTCCAACCAGCATCAAACGAAAATCTGCCTCCTTCCACTCCCGAAATCCTCGCACCGCCCGACCCAACGAGCTCAAGTTGGCTCCATACAGTCGAGTCCTGACCGCCCCGCAGTCCGTGGACAGCATCCCGAGACTTCGGCGGTTTTCTCCTTGTCAGCCTCTGGCAAGTTCTTTCCTTTACATGGGGGAGAAGCCAGCAGCTGCTTCTCCAGAGGCGGTAGTCCTAGATGGGGACCATGACAAGGACGCAGAATCGCTCCTGTTCCCAGACAAAGAGCTGGCAACTATGTGTGGACCCAACTCACTCCCCAGCACACCCAACCGGAACGccaaaagaaaacaatctgaaatgGATGCAAATGGCCAAGAAACTGAGACGCAGTCAAAGCCTTCTGATATGGaaacacaaaagcagcaggacacaGTTCAGAAACCATTTGGAGAACTAAAACCTACCATAGAGTCATCATTCCCAGAGGTCTTGGCTCATCCTGTGGTGGAAACTTTCACAGTGACACCTACAGAGATCCCTTTTAAGCCAGAACCTTCTGTCAAAGGCAGCCTGATTGAGGTTCCCCTGTCAGTGGTGAAGCCGCTGGAGGATTTAATAATCGATGATGTGTTGGAGATGGACCAGGACAACACAGAGAGTTTGGATGATGAACAGAAAATGTGCCGCGGTTTCTTCTTCAGGGTAATTCCTTCAGCATTGATTAGTAGAACCTGAGTGAGCCATCCCAACAGATTGTTCACTAATTCTATATGAACGAAGCAAAGAGATTCAAGAGATCTGTTCCATTACAAGAGTTCCTGGAAATTCTGGCAAGGGGAAGGAGATAGGGAAAGTAGGATGGCTCTGTCCTCTCAGCTGTCTCCTTACAAAACTGGCCCGTTCAGGGCCCTCATGTGTTAAATGTTCATAAAATAATTCCTAAATTATTTCCTGTTAACGAAATTTAGAATGTTTGTGCGAACGATCAAaaacctgatttatgaaacatgcggcgGCCTCTTTAACGTTCCTCTGCACTCATGATAAATCCCACCCGTGCATACCAGGTGCTCTTGTCCGTTCaccgtcatttacatacagaaacgccctcaattaaccatatttggtcatgctacTTCCTCAGCATGTGAGGGGATTCCCTGCGTTCTACCCGGAAGAAAAGAATATGCCGAAGCGCAAAAGAGCCAAACAATTTAGGTTACATGATCGAGACAGAGGTAAGGTTCCTAATAGGATAAATCGTAGAATAAAAGGTTGtcgtttacatttaaggagtcgttcttaatggtgtttgttttatttggaaatgtctaAGTGCAGCCTcttagctgtcattcagtctgggtaCCTTGACAACGCATGTGTGatcagggagcagaggaggttctgggtgTTCTCGTAGTTTTAAAATAGaatatgaactggaatcggatttgtgAGGTTAATATGTTGCTCCACAGTGGttcccaaatcacagcatagctccAGACGGATCTCCTGTCAAATGCGTTTACTCCAGAGCATGCTCTGACAAATccttaattataataataataaacaatctTTCATATACGCATCTCAAGCAAAATCACGAAGTGTTTCACAAGGACGAAATATAATatattaaaattaaattaaaaataatattaattaattaaaaagaaCATAATACAAATAGGAAGAGAAAAAAATGCGATTACAGAAACACGACAACCACTCTacaatgtcagattcccgtcgAGTGTTGTCGCACCAGTTATGTTACTCAGCTGTTTTTCCactgaaataattatttaatggctaaaataattagtggatgaggaacgtgtggatgactgagaccttcggtgttgcggttcccccgttctaccactagatgctgttcctacacTTGGGTTGGGCCCAATTCCAATACTcgcccttgcgcccttcaattgcgcgttcccagccaggggtgcgagtgcatagggtgtcctgattctcaagtgtggaagttgaccacgcccccattgcacccttaatctgcacttcacccaagtccgcagcgatgcggacctcggcCAAGGGGATTACCCACAAGTCGTTGCTGCagaagaaaaggctcaagttccttttctgaaaatatgtattttctaattaaattatTTCATTGAAGGACGATTAGGTGATGCTCTAAAACttctaaatttatttcaaataactttAAAAGTTCTTAAtagaggtttttgaaaaaagcatcACAGCgagcagcatcccggcatgcattgtgatcgatgacgcaatgctccctgtcacaATTCTGCAGTTATTTGCTCACTTGTGCACTACGCACTCGAAGCACaccgcacactttctccaagtgcactttgctgaagtctgcagggcgcagtgcgagtatcgAGAATGGGCCATAGTCTGAAGTTTTCTTACGTTTAGGAAGGTACACGCACAGGTACAAAATGAcgaataccacacaatgcgtaaatGAGTTCCTACTGGTTCCTACCGATGGTTCCTACGCACGATATACGCACATATGAGGAAGAAAAGTATAGAGGCCATGTTGATGGCCCTTTTAAAGTGCTTAAAACAACCGTTAGCTGCTGTCTGGGCTTCGATGTAGGTCAGAAAACTGGGGCTGCTGTGAATAATTCAGACACAGCTGCAGAAATGTGGGGTTGGAGAAGGGTTGGCTGGTTATGCTTCAGGAAAGCCAGACTTTACCAGCCAGTTTTTAATGGAAGACAAATATAATTATCTTTTTGTCCATTTTAGCTAAAAGGTTTACGTCATTTTATACTCTTCTTATAGATTTTAGTTACATTTTATACAATTATTGAAGGCATTTAAATGAGAAAATAGGCTTGAGGAAATGCTTTTTGCATATATTAATTATAATGGGGCAGAGGACGGTGTTGGTAAAAATCAAAATTGCTGCCTCTGTTAGCCTCTTTGAGCAGATTTTAGTTATATTAAAATACTTTTTGTGACTTTCTTTGGTTTCCGTCAGGAGGATGGAAaagcagaaggaaacatggcacagAAGAGGGCTGCTCTGCTGGAGAAAAGGATGAGAAGAGAAAAAGAGAATCAGCTGAGGAAGAGTCAGCTGGAGGCAGGGATGGAGCAGAAGAAAGAGGAAGCTCGGTatgcagattttttttatattGTAATATAAAAGTCCTTAAAGAAAATTTTTGTTCTATGTATTTTTATtgcattttatttaaccctcccactgtctttatgggtgaccccgcgaggaaaggtgaccattgagcaggattgatgtttatcccttgaggtccacgaggcaggggtgaggtggtgctcactcctcacccctgcctcgtggacctcaagggataaacatcaatcctgctcaatggtcacctttcctcgcggggtcacccattaggacattaGGAGGGTTAAAAGGCATCTTTAAGACCTGCCATTGAACACGTTCCCCAGAACTTAGATTTACATTTatacatgctgtggtgccatttttggAGTAATTGAACCTGCTGTACATTaatacaacccttacattctaaattttaattttataaatGTGAAATGTTCATAGCTTCTAAATATTTTACCAAAAAACTGCGATTATCCATACAGAAATAGAAAATCGtattttgtttttacacatatttttcattatacagaaatgccacagctttatccctcaaaattataaatgaaaaaagttgcacacaattgtttcaaacaacaacaaatttatttgaagtgctttcataaattagtttctgagatacactcatttatatgaactgtaacaaaaacttaaataataataatctgcaggagtctaatataataatgttgaatatttaTCGCTAATTTTTCAGTAGTATAAAGCTTTCCatttctctcactaataataacaataataaagaatattgcatgaataTATACACAAGGAAACTGAAACTCCCATCATCGCCCGGCGCTGTAATGGCGTCAACCGCTTCGAGGAGGAGGATGTACCGTTTGGCGGGTCCGCGgttcatcaaaacgttcgtagtggtggtgtgtgtgtgtgtgtgtcgggagttagtagtgggtgtgtgatgcgtttgtctaaatgtattattgcaaagaagaacaagaaaaagccaaaagactgggactacaaagaactacagtTCGCAGGAAAATCACGTCGatgcaggtgattgggtgagtgataatcatgtaGCAGTTCACGCTGACAACAAGATGAAGTGTATTCTAGcgtgtgaagccctgtgagctgcagatcagaatgATACCgcgtctgtgtctgaatgaaaacgcttttcttatttGCGCATGTTGGTTGTTTTTTGCCAACTCGGAAATACGCAGCGCTCTGGGacatgttcagtgtgtgagatatACGTGCAActcctccggtttaatatgcaaaacCAACTTTGTTCTATCCTGTATAGCTTCGGTTCTACAAGtatttgaacacagatatgcaaatgagAGCGCCGGGTTAACATCCTCACACTTTTACCTCTGAGATGACCTTGAGATTCAGTCATTATTCAAACACATTTGTTTTATAATAAATTGTGTGAATCCCTACTTTACCTCAAAATCCATCAGCTAAAGcccaattcttcttcttcttcttgctatCGTGATTTTGTCTCATCATGTGTTCAGACTGAAAGCAGAGGAGGAGCGAATCAGGAAGGAGGAGGACAAGGCCAGGAAGGAGTTCATCAAGCAGGAGTACCTCAGGAGGAAGCAGCTAAAGCTGATGGAGGACATGGACACCATCATCAAACCAAGATCAGCTGGTGGGGCCAAGCAGAGGCGAGGCCGACCCAAGTCCATCCACCGTGACAGCATAGACTCCCCAAAGACCCCTGTCCGAGCTGCCACAGGTAACCATGGAGACAGAGGTCACTGCCATCCCATCTGTTAAATCACTGTCCTGTGTCTGCTCTGCCgtgtacagaagaggattagggccactgaaaagaaaaagaacactgactttattcccagatttgtgactttttctcagaattctgattttTATCTAATTATTCAAACGTTAATATCAGAATTCTCATTTATttcacagaattctgactttaatcccacaATTCTGACCTTTTTGTCAGaatgctgatgtttttttttcagaatctaaaagtcagaattctgggattaaagttaGAATGCTGGGACTAAAGACAGAATTCTAAAATTAAAGTCAAACCTCGGtggaaaaaaagtca is a genomic window containing:
- the camsap2a gene encoding calmodulin-regulated spectrin-associated protein 2a isoform X1, which encodes MGEVQDDRDARKTFVAPAVKSFEHYDFSRAKICCSLRWLLAKAYGTDSIPVDLKDPFYTDQYEQEHLKPPVASLLLSADLYCRAGSLILKSDAAKPLLGHDAVIQALAQRGLYVTDQERLVTERDLRKRPLQMSAHLAMIDTLMMAYTMETVTVEKVRTCLHQYSSCDPEEETRYDTEDAVTMWINKVIEVLRDVVAQEQKKKETQSSEQTGSPRSPTKWYMKLVPARYRKEQASTQPTPWIPSVDNLLKDSTGGSALGALLHFYCPQLLSLEDVCLKENMTLGERLYNLQLIQDFCKDNLNSCCHFSLEDMLYASSTIKSNLLVFMAELFWWFEVVKPSFVKPRMMDNEGTEPSSLLKNMPAVHISKATKRSFMERPPSPERPNLPLRPQPRISGEIKRSTSMSFVDGNLGTWPKEKRSGPYGVSFDIPFDKDNSDPAPLSSTRGMVRSISTDDGSGFKVHHMPRGMKRNLSFQPVNGQSIGIEEEGCPDSLAGMEPSRRQFTNRHGSNTGTAPSLEEALHIVNRPPVEGINNGFFLHGQAHGAGVGCLDPVSELDSKETLSTTDTAEVDTGIHIRTEDMLDEDSSLKDCSVNMDLDMDTPSPGTSSQIKSPSAAKMTSFAEQKMRKLSPSAADSGRGSSNSMKTTPEGSEFGLPLSVSWAPTPEHSPTHQQTMPTVTFQASAKPIQLPPNDPAQVMATEMVQLRMRLEEKRKAIEAQKKKVEAAFTRHRQKMGHSAFLNMVKRKGDGASSGEEGVKVDGEGKSGTTSPVFKFGRSKTDTPDGAEQRSTPSCWQKTPGAGEEGGKSHAQLTELDLAEYTRSIDKLNHSLAFLQAEMQRLSQQQEVIMAMREHQHQQAWVIPPPHTNPSPQKHTRAVIRSSGPSSPADSPHSTRRSPTSIKRKSASFHSRNPRTARPNELKLAPYSRVLTAPQSVDSIPRLRRFSPCQPLASSFLYMGEKPAAASPEAVVLDGDHDKDAESLLFPDKELATMCGPNSLPSTPNRNAKRKQSEMDANGQETETQSKPSDMETQKQQDTVQKPFGELKPTIESSFPEVLAHPVVETFTVTPTEIPFKPEPSVKGSLIEVPLSVVKPLEDLIIDDVLEMDQDNTESLDDEQKMCRGFFFREDGKAEGNMAQKRAALLEKRMRREKENQLRKSQLEAGMEQKKEEARLKAEEERIRKEEDKARKEFIKQEYLRRKQLKLMEDMDTIIKPRSAGGAKQRRGRPKSIHRDSIDSPKTPVRAATGSRQRVFSVSSLSLASLNLGDSDSVHSEKRAPRTDSANGFLSPSHSSSRNGEKDWENGSTTSSVTSNTEYTGPKLYKEPSAKSNKHIIQNALSHCCLAGKVNEGQKNKILEEMEKSGANNFLVLFRDSGCQFRSLYTYCPEMEEINRLAGIGPKSITRKMIDGLYKYNSDKKQFSQIPAKTMSASVDAVTIHNHLWQTKKPATPKKVVPAHS
- the camsap2a gene encoding calmodulin-regulated spectrin-associated protein 2a isoform X2, with translation MGEVQDDRDARKTFVAPAVKSFEHYDFSRAKICCSLRWLLAKAYGTDSIPVDLKDPFYTDQYEQEHLKPPVASLLLSADLYCRAGSLILKSDAAKPLLGHDAVIQALAQRGLYVTDQERLVTERDLRKRPLQMSAHLAMIDTLMMAYTMETVTVEKVRTCLHQYSSCDPEEETRYDTEDAVTMWINKVIEVLRDVVAQEQKKKETQSSEQTGSPRSPTKWYMKLVPARYRKEQASTQPTPWIPSVDNLLKDSTGGSALGALLHFYCPQLLSLEDVCLKENMTLGERLYNLQLIQDFCKDNLNSCCHFSLEDMLYASSTIKSNLLVFMAELFWWFEVVKPSFVKPRMMDNEGTEPSSLLKNMPAVHISKATKRSFMERPPSPERPNLPLRPQPRISGEIKRSTSMSFVDGNLGTWPKEKRSGPYGVSFDIPFDKDNSDPAPLSSTRGMVRSISTDDGSGFKVHHMPRGMKRNLSFQPVNGQSIGIEEEGCPDSLAGMEPSRRQFTNRHGSNTGTAPSLEEALHIVNRPPVEGINNGFFLHGQAHGAGVGCLDPVSELDSKETLSTTDTAEVDTGIHIRTEDMLDEDSSLKDCSVNMDLDMDTPSPGTSSQIKSPSAAKMTSFAEQKMRKLSPSAADSGRGSSNSMKTTPEGSEFGLPLSVSWAPTPEHSPTHQQTMPTVTFQASAKPIQLPPNDPAQVMATEMVQLRMRLEEKRKAIEAQKKKVEAAFTRHRQKMGHSAFLNMVKRKGDGASSGEEGVKVDGEGKSGTTSPVFKFGRSKTDTPDGAEQRSTPSCWQKTPGAGEEGGKSHAQLTELDLAEYTRSIDKLNHSLAFLQAEMQRLSQQQEVIMAMREHQHQQAWVIPPPHTNPSPQKHTRAVIRSSGPSSPADSPHSTRRSPTSIKRKSASFHSRNPRTARPNELKLAPYSRVLTAPQSVDSIPRLRRFSPCQPLASSFLYMGEKPAAASPEAVVLDGDHDKDAESLLFPDKELATMCGPNSLPSTPNRNAKRKQSEMDANGQETETQSKPSDMETQKQQDTVQKPFGELKPTIESSFPEVLAHPVVETFTVTPTEIPFKPEPSVKGSLIEVPLSVVKPLEDLIIDDVLEMDQDNTESLDDEQKMCRGFFFREDGKAEGNMAQKRAALLEKRMRREKENQLRKSQLEAGMEQKKEEARLKAEEERIRKEEDKARKEFIKQEYLRRKQLKLMEDMDTIIKPRSAGGAKQRRGRPKSIHRDSIDSPKTPVRAATVSSLSLASLNLGDSDSVHSEKRAPRTDSANGFLSPSHSSSRNGEKDWENGSTTSSVTSNTEYTGPKLYKEPSAKSNKHIIQNALSHCCLAGKVNEGQKNKILEEMEKSGANNFLVLFRDSGCQFRSLYTYCPEMEEINRLAGIGPKSITRKMIDGLYKYNSDKKQFSQIPAKTMSASVDAVTIHNHLWQTKKPATPKKVVPAHS
- the camsap2a gene encoding calmodulin-regulated spectrin-associated protein 2a isoform X3 codes for the protein MGEVQDDRDARKTFVAPAVKSFEHYDFSRAKICCSLRWLLAKAYGTDSIPVDLKDPFYTDQYEQEHLKPPVASLLLSADLYCRAGSLILKSDAAKPLLGHDAVIQALAQRGLYVTDQERLVTERDLRKRPLQMSAHLAMIDTLMMAYTMETVTVEKVRTCLHQYSSCDPEEETRYDTEDAVTMWINKVIEVLRDVVAQEQKKKETQSSEQTGSPRARYRKEQASTQPTPWIPSVDNLLKDSTGGSALGALLHFYCPQLLSLEDVCLKENMTLGERLYNLQLIQDFCKDNLNSCCHFSLEDMLYASSTIKSNLLVFMAELFWWFEVVKPSFVKPRMMDNEGTEPSSLLKNMPAVHISKATKRSFMERPPSPERPNLPLRPQPRISGEIKRSTSMSFVDGNLGTWPKEKRSGPYGVSFDIPFDKDNSDPAPLSSTRGMVRSISTDDGSGFKVHHMPRGMKRNLSFQPVNGQSIGIEEEGCPDSLAGMEPSRRQFTNRHGSNTGTAPSLEEALHIVNRPPVEGINNGFFLHGQAHGAGVGCLDPVSELDSKETLSTTDTAEVDTGIHIRTEDMLDEDSSLKDCSVNMDLDMDTPSPGTSSQIKSPSAAKMTSFAEQKMRKLSPSAADSGRGSSNSMKTTPEGSEFGLPLSVSWAPTPEHSPTHQQTMPTVTFQASAKPIQLPPNDPAQVMATEMVQLRMRLEEKRKAIEAQKKKVEAAFTRHRQKMGHSAFLNMVKRKGDGASSGEEGVKVDGEGKSGTTSPVFKFGRSKTDTPDGAEQRSTPSCWQKTPGAGEEGGKSHAQLTELDLAEYTRSIDKLNHSLAFLQAEMQRLSQQQEVIMAMREHQHQQAWVIPPPHTNPSPQKHTRAVIRSSGPSSPADSPHSTRRSPTSIKRKSASFHSRNPRTARPNELKLAPYSRVLTAPQSVDSIPRLRRFSPCQPLASSFLYMGEKPAAASPEAVVLDGDHDKDAESLLFPDKELATMCGPNSLPSTPNRNAKRKQSEMDANGQETETQSKPSDMETQKQQDTVQKPFGELKPTIESSFPEVLAHPVVETFTVTPTEIPFKPEPSVKGSLIEVPLSVVKPLEDLIIDDVLEMDQDNTESLDDEQKMCRGFFFREDGKAEGNMAQKRAALLEKRMRREKENQLRKSQLEAGMEQKKEEARLKAEEERIRKEEDKARKEFIKQEYLRRKQLKLMEDMDTIIKPRSAGGAKQRRGRPKSIHRDSIDSPKTPVRAATGSRQRVFSVSSLSLASLNLGDSDSVHSEKRAPRTDSANGFLSPSHSSSRNGEKDWENGSTTSSVTSNTEYTGPKLYKEPSAKSNKHIIQNALSHCCLAGKVNEGQKNKILEEMEKSGANNFLVLFRDSGCQFRSLYTYCPEMEEINRLAGIGPKSITRKMIDGLYKYNSDKKQFSQIPAKTMSASVDAVTIHNHLWQTKKPATPKKVVPAHS
- the camsap2a gene encoding calmodulin-regulated spectrin-associated protein 2a isoform X4, with protein sequence MGEVQDDRDARKTFVAPAVKSFEHYDFSRAKICCSLRWLLAKAYGTDSIPVDLKDPFYTDQYEQEHLKPPVASLLLSADLYCRAGSLILKSDAAKPLLGHDAVIQALAQRGLYVTDQERLVTERDLRKRPLQMSAHLAMIDTLMMAYTMETVTVEKVRTCLHQYSSCDPEEETRYDTEDAVTMWINKVIEVLRDVVAQEQKKKETQSSEQTGSPRARYRKEQASTQPTPWIPSVDNLLKDSTGGSALGALLHFYCPQLLSLEDVCLKENMTLGERLYNLQLIQDFCKDNLNSCCHFSLEDMLYASSTIKSNLLVFMAELFWWFEVVKPSFVKPRMMDNEGTEPSSLLKNMPAVHISKATKRSFMERPPSPERPNLPLRPQPRISGEIKRSTSMSFVDGNLGTWPKEKRSGPYGVSFDIPFDKDNSDPAPLSSTRGMVRSISTDDGSGFKVHHMPRGMKRNLSFQPVNGQSIGIEEEGCPDSLAGMEPSRRQFTNRHGSNTGTAPSLEEALHIVNRPPVEGINNGFFLHGQAHGAGVGCLDPVSELDSKETLSTTDTAEVDTGIHIRTEDMLDEDSSLKDCSVNMDLDMDTPSPGTSSQIKSPSAAKMTSFAEQKMRKLSPSAADSGRGSSNSMKTTPEGSEFGLPLSVSWAPTPEHSPTHQQTMPTVTFQASAKPIQLPPNDPAQVMATEMVQLRMRLEEKRKAIEAQKKKVEAAFTRHRQKMGHSAFLNMVKRKGDGASSGEEGVKVDGEGKSGTTSPVFKFGRSKTDTPDGAEQRSTPSCWQKTPGAGEEGGKSHAQLTELDLAEYTRSIDKLNHSLAFLQAEMQRLSQQQEVIMAMREHQHQQAWVIPPPHTNPSPQKHTRAVIRSSGPSSPADSPHSTRRSPTSIKRKSASFHSRNPRTARPNELKLAPYSRVLTAPQSVDSIPRLRRFSPCQPLASSFLYMGEKPAAASPEAVVLDGDHDKDAESLLFPDKELATMCGPNSLPSTPNRNAKRKQSEMDANGQETETQSKPSDMETQKQQDTVQKPFGELKPTIESSFPEVLAHPVVETFTVTPTEIPFKPEPSVKGSLIEVPLSVVKPLEDLIIDDVLEMDQDNTESLDDEQKMCRGFFFREDGKAEGNMAQKRAALLEKRMRREKENQLRKSQLEAGMEQKKEEARLKAEEERIRKEEDKARKEFIKQEYLRRKQLKLMEDMDTIIKPRSAGGAKQRRGRPKSIHRDSIDSPKTPVRAATVSSLSLASLNLGDSDSVHSEKRAPRTDSANGFLSPSHSSSRNGEKDWENGSTTSSVTSNTEYTGPKLYKEPSAKSNKHIIQNALSHCCLAGKVNEGQKNKILEEMEKSGANNFLVLFRDSGCQFRSLYTYCPEMEEINRLAGIGPKSITRKMIDGLYKYNSDKKQFSQIPAKTMSASVDAVTIHNHLWQTKKPATPKKVVPAHS